In Naumovozyma castellii chromosome 1, complete genome, one DNA window encodes the following:
- the PCL1 gene encoding Pcl1p (ancestral locus Anc_3.70): MSAYTKALPILMKSPVTDDMIRFLTNATLKVLPAANYPSPPTSPSESSQPRLPSLMTFITRLVRYTNVYTPTLLTTVCYLNKLKRILPKDATGLPSTIHRIFLACLILSAKFHNDSSPLNKHWVKYTDGLFTLEDVNLMERQLLQLLDWDLRVSEDDLILDLRILLEPIRSDLERSWRRRVAATNNRKKSSDEGYVSPISSRPTTPVASIGNYYNSHNQKLYDLQRNMSVSSNISSSSTLIGSNNDLKRYANYNNSREQLSSRSISSNSLEKLSERNLQRNSWDLEQVMNQYGF; encoded by the coding sequence ATGTCCGCCTACACAAAAGCTTTACCAATCTTAATGAAGTCGCCTGTCACTGATGACATGATAAGGTTTCTCACGAATGCCACTTTGAAAGTCCTACCTGCAGCTAATTATCCATCTCCACCAACATCACCATCTGAATCATCTCAACCACGTCTACCTTCTCTAATGACATTCATAACGAGACTTGTCAGATACACAAATGTTTATACACCAACTCTATTGACTACAGTCTGCTActtaaacaaattgaagagaataTTACCAAAGGATGCTACTGGTTTACCATCCACCATTCATCGTATCTTCCTAGCATGTTTGATCCTAAGTGCTAAATTCCATAACGATTCTTCTCCATTGAATAAACATTGGGTTAAATACACTGACGGTCTTTTCACTTTGGAAGATGTCAATCTAATGGAAAGACAATTACttcaattattagattGGGATTTAAGAGTCtctgaagatgatttgATCCTTGATCTAAGAATCCTACTAGAACCAATAAGGAGtgatttggaaagatcttggagaagaagagtGGCTGCAACTAACAATAGAAAGAAATCCTCTGATGAAGGTTACGTCAGTCCTATTTCAAGTAGACCAACAACCCCAGTCGCTTCAATCGgtaattattataataGTCATAACCAGAAATTATATGATTTACAAAGGAATATGTCGGTGTCTTCTAATATAAGTTCAAGTAGTACGTTGATCGGAAGTAATAATGATCTTAAAAGATACGCCAATTATAATAATTCCAGAGAACAGCTTTCATCAAGAAGTATAAGCAGTAATTCATTGGAGAAATTGAGTGAAAGAAACTTACAAAGAAATAGTTGGGACTTGGAGCAGGTGATGAACCAATATGGGTTCTAA